In Cryptococcus gattii WM276 chromosome A, complete sequence, one genomic interval encodes:
- a CDS encoding uncharacterized protein (Similar to TIGR gene model, INSD accession AAW41301.1) codes for MLVTNIFALLGLASYAHANGISLAIGSRINVGASASIIVKAPVSERNSCSSSGDFFTQLSGNPLCSSSHTRTTPSYDLTCPFDWFMHKTAKCCIPKTEVAHCDCGEGYTFNEKTKKCVKNAGNCSSRQWWHERSGSCCEDSWHTSPPKESCPRGITCPTNWFWHKNLKKCRPLHPRAPEPDCDNWDSHKQCCGSGGPSPSQTANKGKGKRTTQARQQQTLYPQTELDRMYCPGSLHACTVNSASGGEWAYECVDFATELESCGGCSSTGEGKDCTKIPNALSVGCELGSCAVYTCKSGFRLSGTECIAV; via the exons ATGCTCGTTACGAACATTTTTGCTCTTCTCGGTCTCGCTTCTTATGCCCATGCCAACGGAATCTCCTTAGCTATTGGTAGCAGGATTAACGTTGGTGCTTCTGCCTCGATCATTGTCAAGGCCCCTGTCTCTGAGAGGAACTCCTGTTCTTCCTCTGGTGACTTCTTCACCCAGTTGTCGGGCAACCCTctttgctcttcttctcataCTCGAACCAC TCCTTCGTATGATTTGACCTGCCCCTTCGACTGGTTCATGCACAAGACTGCCAAGTG CTGTATCCCCAAGACCGAAGTCGCTCATTGTGACTGCGGAGAAG GTTACACTTTCAACGAGAAAACCAAGAAGTGTGTCAAGAACGCTGGTAACTGTTCCAGCAGACAATGGTGGCACGAACGTTCTGGTTCTTGCTGTGAAGACTCTTGGCATACTAGCCCTCCCAAGGAATCGTGCCCTCGTGGTATCACTTGCCCCACCAACTGGTTCTGGCACAAAAACCTCAAGAAGTGCAGGCCTCTCCACCCTCGTGCTCCCGAGCCCGATTGTGACAACTGGGACAGCCACAAAC AATGTTGCGGTTCAGGTGgtccttctccttctcaaaCAGCTAACAAGGGCAAAG GCAAACGAACTACACAGGCCCGCCAGCAACAGACTCTCTACCCCCAGACCGAGCTTGACAGAATGTATTGCCCTGGATCTCTCCATGCTTG TACCGTCAACAGCGCTTCGGGTGGTGAATGGGCCTACGAATGTGTCGACTTTGCTACCGAGCTCGAGTCTTGCGGTGGTTGCTCTTCCACTGGCGAGGGTAAAGATTGCACCAAGATCCCAAATGCCTTGTCCGTTGGTTGCGAGTTGGGTTCTTGTGCTG TCTACACCTGCAAATCTGGCTTCCGTCTTAGTGGCACCGAGTGTATCGCTGTGTAA
- a CDS encoding Hypothetical protein (Similar to TIGR gene model, INSD accession EAL22987.1; CNBA7550) — protein sequence MSVQTHLPSPHSPAFTSRTASGSYSAAENGNGPSSSSQRSPPSSPTHSQATLTPSRGGDHIMSIDRSPSRGSATISEGPGWKNLTPQRIGRAIGARFMRAAKRGNLPFLIIFFSCTIVFFSALAGIGYQEPLPVDSADVLTAPTVAAGEAGGFKFGGPVFDPANDKLHLERVMAEQRELEEAWARKRRPKDGAWMRKQRDDKAIRRVPTPTTKAAETLETAVADKGDNSAEAVVKRDEVSVATGGETKSAAAA from the exons ATGTCGGTCCAAACCCACCTTCCATCGCCTCACAGCCCGGCGTTCACCTCCAGAACAGCATCAGGATCATACTCTGCTGCTGAAAATGGTAATGgtccctcttcttcttcacaaCGCTCCCCTCCATCATCACCTACACATTCACAAGCCACTCTCACTCCCAGTCGAGGTGGAGACCATATAATGTCCATCGACAGATCGCCTTCAAGAGGATCTGCAACCATTTCAGAGGGTCCCGGATGGAAAAATTTGACGCCGCAGAGGATTGGTAGAGCGATCGGCGCCAGGTTCATGAGAGCTGCGAAACGAGGGAATCTCCCATTCTTGATCATCTTTTTCTC CTGCACAATAGTATTCTTCTCCGCTCTTGCTGGTATAGGCTACCAAGAACCCTTGCCAGTCGATTCCGCAGATGTGTTAACCGCACCCACGGTGGCTGCCGGAGAAGCTGGTGGTTTCAAGTTTGGCGGACCCGTGTTTGACCCTGCAAATGATAAGCTGCATCTTGAGAGAGTGATGGCGGAGCAGCGAGAGCTGGAAGAAGCTTGggcgaggaagagaaggcCAAAGGAT GGTGCATGGATGAGGAAGCAGCGTGATGACAAGGCCATTCGCCGGGTTCCTACCCCTACGACAAAAGCTGCGGAAACTTTAGAGACTGCTGTAGCTGATAAGGGTGATAACTCTGCGGAGGCTGTGGTCAAAAGGGATGAGGTTTCCGTCGCTACTGGTGGAGAGACAAAATCTGCTGCGGCTGCTTAG
- a CDS encoding ATP-binding cassette transporter protein YOR1, putative (Similar to TIGR gene model, INSD accession AAW41299.1), protein MDVSNIDLPSPFLLSTIRTVPSLIVLILPLLFSIPPFKQLGDRLAPVFSDSVTLRSLVPPEPATSAQKADERARRPKAWKEFVLAAFSLAEAATWTGITGWKILQLAQGDDSTIRDTLLFIGMVVVWLGIFSTFAFQPLTTPPWSVLIISILLFMVSTWTIGQAWYMRTITGFLPSWASSGRITLECLNIGATAAIILVLGSLRLASPEVLSRLLQVAPDDDVTLLSWMTFSWVDSFIRYGNSQELEPEDLPPLSMTQQTRIVFEKFRQAATSKLVYKLFLVNKLDMALDGSLTLVSVILNYAGPFFLNRILSQGLDTRSREAMSRAYVFALFALFASVSKALVDLLHLWHSRRAAVRIKAELTAAVYDKALRRKDASGIVSKAGAEDKGSDGKQEKMSNADSGKVVNLMSGDTTRIANTVSGAYFIYSAPFEILVASIFLYNILGWSAFAGIVVLAVAAPLNSFVSSRSVKITQDLLKARDKRIGVMNELIGAIQFIKFFAWIEQWKGRAAEARSNEMKQMIRSLINNVWFALLWSLAPILVTLVSFFCYIVIEKRDLTVSVAFTAISLFTMLRLPLNIIPSYIVIILQSLVSVQRIEDFLAEDEVPDWVSSLKRSETQNDEAIKIGFENASFRWNTGKQSSLSETIESSKGKQHAAASAPLDGSVVTDGSTVVEETFFMLSDLNINFPIGRLSVITGPTGSGKTALLTASLGEMELLSGRSYLPKNTTQVDSSSGLRNSIAYAAQTPWLQQTSIKNNILFGEPFDEERYEMVLEACALNPDLDALEDGDMTEIGAKGVSLSGGQKARVALARAVYSYTQHLLLDDPLAAVDSHTAKHLTDKCLNGPILKGRTVVLVSHHVELLLPSTDYLVRILDGRVDIQGTIQDLRERGDLDGMVALEEAELHKEEDRGKGKSQEEEVIEGEDADVQEIKKEKNKGPGKKLIQDEERAIGNVKWETYKLYIVAATYTTWAWTVLVLILSQFFTVAERYWLKVWGEAYSKQHVTTLFTMFKPAIHDLTSHYFDNELHQHVLQHSVSKNVTFAASEAVSVDISGITSQFPSAETNPTFYLAVYTVIVLGAAILGVASSGIGAWSSYRAAVTIHDRLLDRIMRATVRFFSVTPLGRIINRFSRDVEVIDSSLNGALRTVLIYVASLIAAIGVVAFIVPWFLVPAALISYLYYQYSVLYLRVGRSLRRLEATLRSPIFSGFAELLDGVISVRAFSAEARFMEQLCKQVDQTNQAFYYYWMMNRWLLLRFDFLGAISVALTTLLALSGAVPAGSAGMAIVSAQSFVSACYWVSRFWGQLEMDFNSVERVQEYLSVPQEPPAVIPSNRPPAYWPANTGAPDFLSVRDIEIKYAPDLPTVFKGSFDIKAGEKIGLIGRTGSGKSTLGMSLLRFTDPTSGSIFLDGIDITTIGVDDLRSRITYIPQGEAIHAVLFSGAVRENLDPFAEHTDAELYDALARVNLGPQGTSPLASRAPSRVASSRRLDAIIAEESAAQSSASSALGSAISSANARTIITLTTEVSAGGSNFSQGQRQLVAMARALLRRSNLIIMDEATASVDFATDEAIQSAIRSEFKDSTLLTIAHRLSSVIDYDRLLVLSDGEVAEFDTPINLLQKDGSLFKTLCEKSGKYKELFKAAEKKKQEDEEKESGSG, encoded by the exons ATGGACGTCTCAAACATC GatcttccttcccctttccttctATCCACCATTCGAACAGTCCCTTCTCTCATCGTCCTAATTCTGCCGCTGCTCTTCTCGATTCCACCTTTTAAACAACTTGGCGACCGACTTGCTCCTGTTTTTTCAGATTCAGTCACTCTTCGCTCCCTTGTACCTCCTGAACCGGCTACATCTGCGCAAAAGGCAGACGAACGAGCCCGTCGGCCCAAGGCATGGAAAGAATTTGTCCTGGCGGCATTTTCTCTTGCGGAAGCTGCTACATGGACTGGTATCACTGGATGGAAGATCCTTCAACTTGCTCAGGGGGATGATTCGACTATAAGGGACACACTGCTCTTTATTGGCATGGTGGTGGTATGG CTTGGAATCTTTTCGACCTTTGCCTTTCAGCCTCTAACCACACCACCTTGGTCGGTTCTCATTATCAGCATTCTTCTCTTTATGGTGTCAACATGGACAATTGGACAGGCGTGGTACATGCGGACGATTACCGGCTTTCTTCCTTCGTGGGCGAGCTCTGGCAGAATTACACTCGAATGTTTAAACATTGGAGCAACGGCTGCGATTATCCTCGTGCTCGGAAGCCTTAGACTAGCATCCCCAGAAGTCCTTTCGCGACTG CTCCAAGTTGCGCCTGATGACGATGTGACTCTCCTCTCTTGGATGACTTTCAGCTGGGTCGACTCATTCATTCGCTATGGGAACTCCCAAGAGCTTGAGCCCGAGGACCTTCCTCCACTTTCCATGACCCAGCAGACAAGGATCGTGTTTGAAAAATTCAGGCAAGCCGCGACTAGCAAGCTCGTCTACAAACTTTTCCTTGTCAACAAGCTGGATATGGCCCTGGATGGTAGTCTGACGTTGGTCTCGGTCATCCTCAACTACGCCGGGCCATTTTTCCTCAACAGGATTCT TAGTCAGGGTTTGGATACCAGGTCTCGAGAAGCTATGTCCCGGGCATATGTCTTTGCTCTTTTTGCGCTTTTCGCTTCTGTCTCCAAG GCACTTGTCGACCTACTCCACCTTTGGCATAGTCGTCGAGCCGCCGTCCGAATTAAGGCCGAGCTCACTGCTGCTGTCTATGACAAAGCTCTTCGACGCAAAGATGCTTCGGGTATTGTTTCGAAGGCCGGAGCAGAGGACAAGGGAAGCGATGGCAAGCAGGAGAAAATGTCGAATGCTGACAGTGGCAAGGTCGTCAACCTCATGTCTG GTGACACGACCCGGATTGCCAACACTGTCAGCGGTGCGTACTTTATCTATAGCGCTCCTTTCGAGATCCTTGTTgcctccatcttcctttaCAA CATTCTCGGATGGTCAGCGTTTGCCGGTATCGTAGTGTTGGCGGTAGCGGCCCCTCTCAACTCTTTCGTTTCCAGTCGAAGTGTGAAGATCACTCAAGACCTGCTCAAGGCTCGAGACAAGCGAATTGGGGTTATGAATGAGCTCATCGGCGCCATCCAATTCATCAAG TTTTTTGCCTGGATTGAGCAATGGAAGGGCCGGGCGGCCGAAGCTCGTTCTAATGAGATGAAGCAGATGATTCGAT CTCTTATTAACAACGTTTGGTTTGCATTGCTTTGGTCTCTTGCCCCTATCTTGGTCACCCTCGTTTCCTTCTTCTG CTACATTGTCATCGAGAAGCGTGATCTTACTGTGTCAGTGGCTTTCACTGCCATCTCTCTTTTCACAATGCTTCGTCTTCCACTGAATATCATCCCCTCTTAC ATCGTGATTATATTGCAGTCCTTGGTGTCTGTTCAACGTATCGAGGACTTCCTGGCTGAGGACGAAG TTCCCGATTGGGTTTCCTCCCTCAAGCGTTCTGAAACTCAGAACGATGAAGCGATTAAGATTGGATTTGAGAACGCATCTTTCAGGTGGAATACTGGCAAGCAGTCTTCATTGTCAGAAACCATCGAATCTAGCAAAGGGAAGCAGCATGCTGCCGCATCTGCACCACTCGATGGTAGTGTCGTCACTGACGGTAGTACTGTCGTCGAAGAAACCTTTTTCATGTTGTCAGACCTCAACATCAATTTCCCTATTGGCAGGCTTTCTGTTATCACCGGTCCTACTGGTTCTGGCAAGACCGCACTTCTCACTGCTTCGCTCGGGGAGATGGAGCTCCTTAGTGGCCGATCTTACTTGCCTAAGAACACGACCCAGGTAGATTCTTCGTCTGGTCTAAGAAATTCAATTGCATATGCCGCACAGACGCCATGGTTGCAGCAGACTTCGATCAAGAACAATATTTTGTTCGGTGAACCATTCGATGAGGAGCGATATGAGATGGTTTTGGAAGCTTGTGCCCT AAACCCCGATTTGGATGCCCTTGAAGATGGCGATATGACCGAAATTGGTGCTAAAGGA GTTTCATTGAG TGGTGGTCAAAAAGCTCGTGTTGCCCTCGCCCGAGCAGTCTACTCCTATACCCAGCATCTTCTCCTCGATGACCCTCTTGCTGCTGTCGACTCTCACACTGCCAAGCACTTGACCGATAAATGTCTCAACGGGCCCATCTTGAAGGGCCGTACAGTT GTGCTTGTCTCTCATCACGTTGAGTTGCTCCTCCCTTCAACCGATTATCTCGTCCGAATTCTAGACGGTCGCGTCGACATTCAAGGAACTATTCAAGATTTGCGAGAAAGGGGCGACCTTGATGGAATGGTGGCTTTGGAAGAAGCCGAGCTCCACAAGGAAGAGGATAGGGGTAAAGGGAAATCtcaggaagaagaagtgatAGAAGGAGAAGACGCAGATGTTCAAGAGatcaagaaagagaagaatAAGGGTCCTGGCAAGAAGCTAATTCAAG ATGAAGAGCGTGCCATCGGTAATGTCAAGTGGGAAACATACAAGCTGTACATTGTGGCAGCGACCTATACCACATGGGCGTGGACTGTCCTTGTATTAA TCTTATCGCAATTCTTCACTGTCGCTGAGAGATATTGGCTCAAAGTCTGGGGTGAAG CTTACTCAAAGCAACATGTCACAACCCTCTTCACCATGTTTAAGCCTGCTATCCATGATCTTACCAGCCATTACTTTGACAACGAGCTTCACCAGCATGTGTTGCAGCATAGTGTTTCCAAAAACGTAACTTTCGCTGCCAGTGAAGCTGTCTCTGTCGACATCTCTGGAATCACATCTCAGTTCCCCTCTGCTGAAACGAACCCTACCTTCTACCTGGCTGTGTACACTGTTATTG TTCTTGGAGCGGCTATTTTAGGTGTTGCCTCCAGCGGTATTGGCGCTTGGAGCTCTTACAGGGCCGCGGT AACCATCCACGACCGTCTTTTGGACAGGATCATGCGAG CCACTGTGCGGTTCTTCAGCGTCACTCCCCTCGGTCGTATAATCAACCGTTTCTCACGAG ATGTGGAGGTTATTGACTCGAGTCTCAACGGTGCTCTTCGAACAGTGTTGATTTACGTCGCTAGTTTGATAGCCGCCATT GGCGTGGTCGCTTTTATCGTCCCGTGGTTTTTAGTTCCCGCTGCTCTCATCAGTTATCTATATTATCAGTACTCTGTTCTTTAT CTTCGAGTTGGCCGAAGTTTAAGGAGATTGGAAGCCACA CTTCGATCGCCCATTTT TTCCGGCTTCGCTGAACTCCTTGATGGTGTTATTTCTGTACGAGCTTTCTCCGCAGAGGCACGATTCATGGAACAATTGTGCAAACAGGTTGACCAAACGAATCAAGCGTTCTATTACTACTGG ATGATGAACCGCTGG CTCCTCCTCCGCTTCGACTTTCTTGGTGCAATTTCTGTTGCTTTGACAACTTTGCTAGCTCTCAGTGGGGCCGTCCCTGCAGGTTCCGCCGGTATGGCGATCGTCTCAGCCCAATCCTTTGTCTCCGCTTGTTACTGGGTTTCTCGATTTTGGGGTCAGCTTGAGATGGACTTTAACTCTGTGGAGCGCGTGCAGGAGTATTTGTCTGTTCCTCAGGAGCCTCCTGCTGTGATCCCCAGCAATCGACCACCTGCGTATTGGCCGGCCAACACAGGCGCTCCTGACTTCCTCAGCGTCCGGGATATCGAAATCAAATACGCTCCTGATCTTCCTACCGTTTTCAAGGGATCATTTGATATCAAGGCCGGGGAGAAGATAGGCTTAATTGGTCGTACGGGAAGCGGAAAGTCAACTTTGGGCATGAGTTTGTTAAGATTCACCGATCCCACTTCTGGAAGTATCTTCTTAGATGGCATTGATATCACCACGATTGGTGTTGATGACCTC CGCTCCCGTATTACCTACATCCCTCAAGGTGAGGCCATTC ATGCCGTCTTATTCTCTGGTGCTGTTCGAGAGAATCTGGATCCTTTCGCTGAACACACTGATGCGGAACTCTACGACGCGCTTGCCAGAGTGAATCTCGGACCTCAAGGGACCAGCCCCCTGGCTAGTCGCGCTCCTAGTCGTGTTGCTTCCAGTCGCCGTCTCGATGCAATCATTGCTGAAGAGTCAGCAGCGCAGTCATCTGCATCATCCGCTTTGGGGTCTGCTATTAGTTCTGCCAATGCCAGAACGATCATTACCCTCACTACAGAAGTATCTGCGGGCGGGAGTAACTTCTCACAAGGCCAACGACAGTTAGTCGCAATGGCAAGGGCATTGTTGAGGAGGTCCAATTTGATT ATCATGGATGAGGCCACGGCATCTGTGGACTTTGCGACGGACGAAGCCATTCAATCAGCGATCCGTTCAGAGTTCAAGGATTCAACTCTGTTAACTATTGCGCATAGATTGTCTTCTGTCATAGATTATGATAGGCTTCTTGTTCTTTCAGACGGCGAGGTCGCCGAGTTTGATACTCCAATT aatcttcttcaaaagGATGGGTCCCTCTTCAAAACTCTCTGTGAAAAGTCAGGGAAATACAAAGAGCTTTTTAAGGCCGctgagaagaagaagcaagaagatgaggaaaaggaaagcGGCAGCGGCTGA
- a CDS encoding Multidrug resistance protein 1, putative (Similar to TIGR gene model, INSD accession AAW41302.1): protein MSASPSPIGATAGLDHLQARRDEEVVDSEKDALAHDAHVVNSGIPHPTATAPTIGIPTVPISVGRESSAPEEKISRSSIAASSDILHNPPSEKSISNAVPKSHRYKKSKFNFLKSRKKKDEEERKNKEKDKEASVLPPVSFFALFKFATPLEIVAMILGLLLAIAAGSCQPLMTLIFGRLTTSFTNYAVIVNQISQGGLTPETAAALQAAKNDLKTQSGHNALYLMAIGIGMFLATWLYMFIWNVTGELNSKRIREHYLAAVLRQEIAYFDDLGAGEVATRIQTDCHLVQEGTSEKVALVFQYAGTFVCGFVLAFVRSPRLAGALISILPVIMICGGIMMTAMAKFGTAALDHIAKAGSLAEEVIGSIRTVQAFGKEKILGNKFADHIEKSKVIGRKGSIFEGFGLSIMFFAIYAAYALAFYYGGILVSNGDADSGIVINVFMSILIGSFSMAMLAPELAAVTKARGAAAKLFATIDRVPAIDSANKEGLKPDSLHGEISFENVRFHYPSRPSVPILKGFTTTFEAGKTFALVGASGSGKSTVVSLIERFYDPVSGVVKLDGRDIRSLNLNWLRQQIGLVSQEPTLFGTTVRGNVEHGLIGSIYENASPEEKFELVKKACIDANAHGFIMKLPQGYDTMVGERGMLLSGGQKQRVAIARAIVSDPRILLLDEATSALDTQSEGIVQDALDKASRGRTTITIAHRLSTIRDADRIYVMGAGEVIEQGSHNELLNNENGPYAQLVNNQKLAQEAAAEALQADDDFDDLDDTVLEGASSPMQEKNGQLYRAVTGRSLASIAMDDIQAKRAEDLADEDKIPSSFALYARLLRMNSADKLIYIFAFIAAICAGMVYPSLAILFGKALSDFEIQDPNELRQALSRKALWYFITALAAAIVIFFQSAGFSRAGWDLNGVLRKKLFTATLRHDIEWFDEDRNSTGAVTSNLADQPQKVQGLFGPTLGTVIQSCATLIGGCIIGLCYGPLLSLIGIACIPILVSGGYIRLKVVVLKDQRMKKLHAASAHLASEAAGAVRTVASLTREEDVRRIYSEALKGPMKLNFRTSIKSQCLFAASQGLTFCIIALVFYIGALWIIDGKYSTASFYTVLNSIVFASIQAGNVFTFVPDASKANSSAASIFRSIDNEPAINAESSEGKMLDHEHVVGHVRIEGVHFRYPTRPGVRVLRKLTIDVPAGTYVALVGPSGCGKSTTIQMLERFYDPLAGRVTLDGIDIRELNLANYRSQISLVSQEPTLYAGTIRFNILLGANKPMEEVTQDEIDAACKDANIYDFIISLPDGFDTEVGGKGSQLSGGQKQRIAIARALIRNPKVLLLDEATSALDSQSEKVVQEALDKAARGRTTIAIAHRLSSIQHSDQIYYFSEGKVAEHGTHQELLAKKGGYYDLVQMQNLSRQ from the exons ATGTCTGCCTCTCCAAGTCCCATTGGGGCTACCGCCGGCCTCGACCATCTTCAAGCACGCCGTGACGAAGAAGTCGTCGACTCCGAGAAGGATGCTCTTGCCCATGATGCTCACGTTGTGAACTCTGGTATACCTCACCCAACAGCCACTGCTCCTACTATTGGGATACCCACCGTTCCAATAAGCGTTGGTCGCGAGTCGTCGGCGCCCGAAGAAAAGATTAGCCGCTCCTCTATCGCCGCCTCTTCTGACATTCTCCACAACCCTCCGTCAGAGAAATCCATTTCCAATGCCGTCCCAAAATCTCATCGATACAAGAAAAGCAAGTTCAACTTCCTCAAATCTcgaaagaagaaagatgaagaggagaggaaaaacaaagaaaaagacaaGGAGGCCAGTGTTCTTCCTCCGGTTTCGTTCTTTGCCCTCTTCAAGTTTGCTACACCTCTCGAAATTGTTGCCATGATTTTGGGTCTTCTGCTTGCTATTGCTGCCGGAAGCTGTCAACCTTTAATGACATTAATATTCG GTCGATTAACCACGTCCTTCACGAATTATGCTGTCATTGTGAACCAAATATCCCAAGGTGGATTGACTCCCGAAACTGCTGCTGCTTTACAAGCGGCCAAAAATGACCTTAAAACACAATCGGGCCACAATGCCCTTTATCTGATGGCCATCGGTATTGGAATGTTCCTAGCGACTTGGCTTTATATGTTCATCTGGAACGTCACTGGCGAGCTCAACTCGAAAAGGATCCGGGAGCATTACTTGGCTGCAGTGCTTAGACAGGAG ATTGCCTACTTCGATGACCTGGGCGCCGGAGAAGTCGCCACTCGCATTCAGACCGATTGTCACCTTGTCCAAGAAGGAACGTCTGAAAAAGTTGCTCTCGTATTCCAATATGCTGGCACTTTTGTGTGCGGTTTTGTTCTAGCTTTCGTCCGGTCACCTCGTCTTGCGGGCGCCCTTATTTCCATCTTGCCTGTCATCATGATCTGCGGTGGTATTATGATGACGGCTATGGCCAAATTTGGGACTGCCGCTCTTGATCACATCGCGAAAGCAGGTAGCCTTGCAGAAGAGGTCATAGGAAGTATCAGGACTGTTCAGGCGTTTGGCAAGGAAAAGATCTTGGGTAACAAATTCGCCGATCACATCGAGAAGAGCAAGGTTATCGGAAGGAAAGGCTCGATCTTTGAAGGTTTTGGTTTGAGTATCATGT TCTTCGCCATCTACGCCGCGTACGCCCTCGCCTTCTACTACGGTGGTATTCTCGTCAGTAATGGCGACGCCGACTCTGGTATCGTCATCAACGTTTTCATGTCCATCCTTATTGGTTCCTTCTCCATGGCCATGCTTGCTCCCGAGTTGGCTGCTGTCACCAAAGCGCGAGGCGCTGCTGCCAAGCTTTTCGCTACTATCGACCGTGTACCCGCCATCGATTCCGCTAACAAGGAAGGTCTCAAGCCCGACAGCCTTCATGGTGAAATCAGCTTTGAAAATGTCAGGTTCCATTACCCGTCTCGACCCAGCGTTCCTATCTTGAAGGGTTTCACTACCACATTTGAAGCAGGCAAGACTTTTGCTCTCGTCGGAGCTAGTGGAAGTGGAAAGAGCACTGTCGTTTCTCTTATTGAGAGGTTCTACGATCCCGTTAGTGGTGTCGTGAAGCTTGACGGTAGAGATATTAGGTCGCTTAACCTCAATTGGCTTCGTCAACAGATTG GACTTGTATCTCAGGAACCCACTCTTTTTGGTACCACCGTCCGCGGTAACGTCGAACACGGTCTCATCGGCTCCATATATGAGAATGCCTCTCCCGAGGAAAAATTTGAACTCGTGAAGAAGGCTTGTATCGATGCTAACGCCCATGGCTTTATCATGAAACTTCCGCAAGGTTATGATACAATGGTTGGTGAGCGCGGTATGCTCTTGTCCGGTGGTCAAAAGCAGCGAGTTGCGATTGCCCGTGCTATCGTTTCCGACCCTAGGATTCTGTTGTTGGACGAAGCTACTTCTGCTCTTGACACTCAAAGTGAAGGTATTGTACAAGACGCTTTGGACAAGGCATCGCGAGGCAGGACTACTATTACTATTGCCCATAGGTTATC TACTATTCGAGATGCCGACAGAATTTACGTGATGGGTGCTGGTGAAGTAATCGAGCAAGGATCCCACAACGAGCTTCTCAACAACGAAAATGGCCCT TACGCTCAACTTGTCAACAATCAAAAGCTTGCTcaagaagctgctgctgaagCCCTCCAGGCGGATGACGATTTCGATGACCTTGACGATACCGTTCTCGAAGGCGCTTCTTCGCCTATGCAAGAAAAGAACGGACAGCTTTATCGTGCAGTAACTGGGAGGTCTTTGGCCAGTATCGCTATGGACGATATCCAAGCCAAGAGGGCAGAGGATCTTGCAGACGAGGACAAGATACCTTCAAGCTTTGCTTTATACGCCAGGTTGTTGAGAATGAACTCTGCCGACAAACTTATATACATCTTCG CGTTTATCGCTGCCATCTGTGCGGGCATGGTTTACCCTTCTTTAGCCATCCTCTTTGGCAAAGCCCTCTCCGACTTTGAGATTCAAGACCCTAACGAACTTCGACAGGCTCTCAGCCGCAAAGC CTTGTGGTACTTTATCACTGCTCTTGCTGCCGCAATTGTCATATTCTTCCAAAGTGCCGGTTTCTCTCGAGCTGGTTGGGATTTGAACGGTGTCTTGAGGAAAAAGTTGTTCACCGCTACGTTGCGACACGACATCGAATGGTTCGACGAGGATCGCAACTCT ACTGGTGCCGTCACATCCAACCTTGCCGATCAGCCTCAGAAGGTGCAGGGTCTGTTTGGGCCGACTTTGGGTACAGTTATTCAATCCTGTGCCACCCTCATCGGTGGTTGTATCATTGGCTTGTGCTACGGCCCCC TTCTCTCACTGATCGGTATTGCTTGTATCCCTATCCTCGTCTCCGGAGGTTACATTCGTCTTAAGGTCGTTGTACTCAAGGACCAACGTATGAAGAAGCTTCATGCTGCTAGTGCACATCTTGCTAGTGAAGCTGCTGGAGCCGTTAGGACGGTAGCCAGTCTTACCAGGGAGGAGGATGTAAGGAGAATTTATTCTGAAGCTCTTAAAGGTCCTATGAAGTTAAATTT CCGTACTTCTATCAAATCCCAGTGTCTCTTTGCGGCTAGTCAGGGTTTGACTTTCTGTATAATTGCTCTGGTCTTTTACATTGGTGCTCTATGGATCATCGATGGCAAATACTCCACTGCTAGTTTCTATACTGTCTTGAACTCCATC GTCTTTGCGTCCATTCAAGCCGGAAACGTCTTCACCTTCGTCCCGGATGCGTCCAAGGCCAATTCGTCGGCCGCTTCCATCTTCCGATCCATTGACAACGAACCAGCCATCAATGCTGAATCTAGCGAAGGCAAGATGCTCGACCATGAGCACGTCGTTGGTCATGTGCGAATTGAAGGTGTTCACTTCAGATATCCTACCAGGCCGGGAGTGAGAGTACTGAGGAAATTGACTATTGATGTTCCTGCTGGCACTTA TGTGGCTCTCGTTGGTCCTTCCGGTTGTGGAAAGTCTACCACCATCCAAATGTTGGAGAGGTTCTACGACCCTCTGGCTGGCCGTGTGACTTTGGATGGCATCGATATTAGGGAGCTCAACTTGGCGAATTACCGAAGCCAGATCTCACTTGTTTCTCAAGAACCG ACCCTTTACGCAGGTACTATTAGGTTCAATATTCTTCTGGGTGCGAACAAGCCCATGGAGGAAGTGACTCAGGATGAGATTGATGCTGCCTGCAAGGATGCCAACATC TACGACTTTATCATATCCTTGCCAGATGGTTTTGACACCGAAGTCGGTGGGAAAGGTTCCCAACTTTCTGGTGGTCAAAAGCAACGTATCGCTATTGCTCGTGCTCTCATTCGAAACCCCAAAGTCTTGCTCCTTGATGAAGCTACCTCTGCACTGGACAGTCAGTCCGAAAAGGTCGTTCAAGAGGCACTTGATAAGGCAGCCAGGGGTAGAACAACAATTGCGATTGCTCATCGTTTGTCGTCAATTCAACATTCTGACCAGATTTACTACTTCTCTGAAGGCAAAGTGGCCGAGCATGGAACACACCAAGAGCTTTTGGCCAAGAAGGGAGGTTAT TATGATCTCGTTCAAATGCAAAACCTGAGTCGTCAATAG